In Streptomyces sp. NBC_00878, a single window of DNA contains:
- a CDS encoding recombinase family protein, translating to MTTSQQITGREYLRVSKKKGQSCDEQHADNIRSAETHRIVISAAPYIDDGISASKYGRKKRGDFVRLVKDLKTGAFTDDVLIIWESSRGSRKVSEWASLIELCEEQGKLIHVTSHGRTYDPRNGRDVRTLQEDAVDSQYESYKVHTRTARNAASNAADGRPTGRAPYGYVPVHDTRTGKLADWVADTTEAIPGLSKADVIRELFRRIKAGHAMGAIARDFKARGIVNGSGRPFVPQHLRSMVVKPAYAGIRSHHGTERPGTWKGLVSEADYRAVVRMLNTRTQAQKRRPDGRAQHDLTRIIRCGKCGGPMRAAQVKGAPCYECREHGCVRVPRARIDEFLIGTEEQPGVILAFLADESRVYEAFTAAPEDEARAEEIRTERERLEGERREAEGTKTATVGEALAMGRLVDSLSEDIARLQAEEQKLRAPAQLADMITPGKDVAKRWAAAPVAARRAVARMVLAPSVLGEVRIMPVGPGSRVDPADRAHMHKADCKGCAAA from the coding sequence ATGACGACATCACAGCAGATCACCGGCCGCGAATACCTCCGGGTCAGCAAGAAGAAGGGGCAGAGCTGCGACGAGCAGCACGCCGACAACATCCGCAGCGCTGAGACGCACCGCATCGTGATCAGCGCTGCCCCGTACATCGACGACGGCATATCGGCCAGCAAGTACGGCCGGAAGAAGCGCGGTGACTTCGTGAGGCTGGTCAAGGACCTGAAGACCGGCGCCTTCACCGACGACGTTCTGATCATCTGGGAGTCGTCGCGTGGAAGCCGCAAGGTCTCGGAATGGGCGTCCCTCATCGAGCTGTGCGAGGAACAGGGCAAGCTCATCCATGTGACCAGCCATGGACGCACCTACGACCCCCGCAACGGCCGCGATGTCCGCACCTTGCAGGAAGACGCCGTGGACTCTCAGTACGAGTCGTACAAGGTGCACACCCGCACCGCACGCAATGCCGCCTCGAACGCCGCCGACGGCCGTCCGACCGGCCGCGCCCCCTACGGCTACGTGCCCGTACACGACACCCGCACGGGCAAGCTCGCGGACTGGGTGGCCGACACCACCGAAGCCATTCCGGGACTGAGCAAGGCCGACGTGATCCGCGAACTGTTCCGGCGGATCAAGGCGGGGCACGCCATGGGCGCCATCGCACGTGACTTCAAGGCGCGCGGGATCGTCAACGGCTCGGGGCGCCCGTTCGTGCCGCAGCACCTGCGGAGCATGGTCGTCAAGCCTGCGTATGCCGGTATCCGCTCGCACCACGGGACGGAGCGCCCCGGCACATGGAAGGGGCTTGTGTCAGAGGCCGACTACCGGGCGGTTGTGCGCATGCTCAACACCCGGACGCAGGCACAGAAGCGGCGCCCGGACGGCCGCGCACAGCACGACCTGACCCGGATCATCCGGTGCGGCAAGTGCGGCGGCCCCATGCGCGCCGCACAGGTCAAGGGCGCCCCCTGCTACGAGTGCCGGGAACACGGATGCGTCCGCGTGCCCCGTGCGCGCATTGATGAGTTCCTGATCGGCACCGAGGAGCAGCCGGGCGTGATCCTGGCGTTCCTGGCCGACGAGAGCCGGGTGTATGAGGCGTTTACGGCTGCCCCGGAGGATGAGGCGCGCGCCGAGGAGATCCGCACCGAGAGAGAGCGGCTGGAGGGCGAGCGACGCGAGGCGGAGGGCACGAAGACGGCCACGGTGGGCGAGGCGCTCGCCATGGGCCGACTGGTCGACTCTCTCAGCGAGGACATCGCGCGCCTGCAAGCCGAGGAACAGAAGCTGAGGGCGCCCGCGCAACTCGCCGACATGATCACGCCCGGTAAGGACGTGGCGAAGCGTTGGGCCGCTGCCCCCGTGGCGGCACGGCGTGCCGTCGCGCGCATGGTGCTCGCTCCCTCGGTGCTGGGCGAGGTGCGGATCATGCCGGTTGGTCCGGGGAGCCGCGTAGACCCTGCCGACCGCGCCCACATGCACAAGGCCGACTGCAAGGGCTGTGCGGCCGCGTAA
- a CDS encoding AIM24 family protein yields the protein MKGDLFSSEYMVQPATAAGMSVENAKSIKYAVNGEMLARQGAMIAYRGSLQFERKGQGVGGMLKRAVTGEGLPLMAVRGQGEAWFAHEAQNCFIVDIDPGDVFTVNGRNVLCFDASLKYEIKTVKGAGMSGGGLFNSVFTGQGRLGLVCEGNPLVIPVSPQWPVYVDTDAIVGWTANLQTSLHRSQSIGSMIRGGSGEAVQLVLQGEGFVVVRPSEATPQKAQQH from the coding sequence AGTACATGGTGCAGCCGGCCACTGCGGCGGGCATGAGCGTCGAGAACGCCAAGTCGATCAAGTACGCCGTCAACGGTGAGATGCTCGCCCGGCAGGGCGCGATGATCGCCTACCGGGGCAGTCTGCAGTTCGAGCGCAAGGGCCAGGGCGTCGGCGGCATGCTGAAACGGGCCGTGACCGGCGAGGGCCTGCCGCTCATGGCGGTGCGCGGACAGGGGGAGGCCTGGTTCGCGCACGAGGCGCAGAACTGCTTCATCGTCGACATCGACCCCGGTGACGTCTTCACCGTCAACGGCCGCAACGTGCTGTGCTTCGACGCCTCGCTGAAGTACGAGATAAAGACGGTGAAGGGGGCGGGCATGAGCGGCGGTGGGCTGTTCAACAGCGTCTTCACCGGACAGGGCAGGCTCGGTCTCGTCTGCGAGGGCAACCCGCTGGTCATCCCGGTCTCGCCGCAGTGGCCGGTGTACGTCGACACCGACGCGATCGTCGGCTGGACGGCCAACCTCCAGACCTCACTGCACCGTTCGCAGTCGATAGGCTCGATGATCCGCGGCGGCTCCGGAGAGGCGGTGCAGTTGGTGCTCCAGGGTGAGGGATTCGTCGTCGTACGGCCGAGCGAGGCGACACCGCAGAAGGCCCAACAGCACTGA